In one Bos mutus isolate GX-2022 chromosome 19, NWIPB_WYAK_1.1, whole genome shotgun sequence genomic region, the following are encoded:
- the ATP1B2 gene encoding sodium/potassium-transporting ATPase subunit beta-2, translating to MVIQKEKKSCGQVVEEWKEFVWNPRTHQFMGRTGTSWAFILLFYLVFYGFLTAMFTLTMWVMLQTVSDHTPKYQDRLATPGLMIRPKTENLDVIVNVSDTESWDQHVQKLNKFLEPYNDSIQAQKNDVCRPGRYYEQPDNGVLNYPKRACQFNRTQLGDCSGIGDPTHYGYSTGQPCVFIKMNRVINFYAGANQSMNVTCVGKRDEDAENLGNFVMFPANGNIDLMYFPYYGKKFHVNYTQPLVAVKFLNVTPNVEVNVECRINAANIATDDERDKFAGRVAFKLRINKT from the exons ATGGTcatccagaaagagaagaagagctGCGGGCAGGTGGTTGAGGAGTGGAAGGAGTTCGTGTGGAACCCGAGGACGCACCAGTTCATGGGCCGCACAGGGACCAGCTGGG CCTTTATCCTCCTCTTCTACCTCGTCTTCTATGGCTTCCTCACCGCCATGTTCACCCTCACCATGTGGGTGATGCTGCAGACGGTCTCCGACCACACCCCCAAGTACCAGGACCGATTGGCTACACCAG GCTTGATGATTCGCCCTAAGACTGAGAACCTCGATGTCATTGTCAATGTCAGTGACACTGAAAGCTGGGACCAGCATGTTCAGAAACTCAATAAGTTCTTGGAGC CTTACAATGACTCCATCCAAGCCCAGAAGAATGATGTCTGCCGCCCTGGTCGCTATTACGAACAACCAGATAACGGAGTTCTAAACTACCCAAAACGTGCTTGCCAGTTCAACCGGACCCAGCTGGGTGACTGCTCTGGCATTGGGGACCCCACCCACTATGGTTACAGCACTGGACAGCCCTGTGTCTTCATCAAGATGAACCGG GTCATCAACTTCTATGCAGGAGCAAACCAGAGCATGAATGTTACCTGCGTGGGGAAG CGAGATGAAGATGCCGAGAATCTCGGCAACTTCGTTATGTTCCCTGCAAACGGCAATATCGACCTCATGTACTTTCCCTACTATGGCAAGAAGTTTCAC GTGAACTACACACAGCCCCTGGTGGCCGTCAAGTTCCTGAATGTGACCCCCAACGTGGAGGTGAACGTGGAGTGCCGCATCAATGCTGCCAACATTGCCACTGACGATGAGCGCGACAAGTTCGCGGGGCGTGTGGCCTTCAAACTCCGCATCAACAAAACCTGA